Proteins from a single region of Phycisphaeraceae bacterium D3-23:
- a CDS encoding GNAT family N-acetyltransferase has product MSTQPTPPADTPEGLCVRSYTEKDQADVAKLYDAGLLAGQIAPNDSGADLDYIQQAYFDDPRHHFWVAQHEDQILGMIGVASDEEHTAEIRRLRVDAKFQGTGIAAVLLETAIAHCKHHSYLKIRLDTRFEKDAAVDLFDRVGFQHTRTRPSPGKETLEFYLDLYRKEDDEDPAHAGSGI; this is encoded by the coding sequence ATGTCCACCCAGCCCACCCCACCCGCCGACACCCCCGAAGGCCTCTGCGTCCGCTCCTACACGGAGAAGGATCAGGCCGATGTCGCCAAGCTCTACGACGCGGGGCTACTCGCCGGGCAGATCGCCCCCAACGACTCGGGTGCCGACCTCGACTACATCCAGCAGGCCTACTTCGACGACCCCCGCCACCACTTCTGGGTCGCTCAGCACGAGGACCAGATCCTCGGCATGATCGGCGTCGCCTCCGACGAAGAGCACACCGCCGAGATCCGCCGGCTGCGTGTCGACGCCAAGTTCCAGGGCACCGGCATCGCGGCCGTACTGCTCGAGACCGCGATCGCCCACTGCAAGCACCACAGCTACCTCAAGATCCGCCTCGATACCCGCTTCGAGAAGGACGCCGCCGTCGATCTCTTCGACCGTGTCGGATTCCAGCACACCCGCACCCGCCCGTCGCCCGGCAAAGAGACGCTCGAGTTCTACCTCGACCT
- a CDS encoding metallophosphoesterase family protein: MTRLGLLSDSHGDADITRRAVDLLLADRADLLIHLGDVNSDSVLDALAVHFPDGHPDAGGRVPVHVVFGNTDYDTAAFARYAADLGLSVDHPAGRLSFDGKRIAFTHGHLDDAMHAAIADGCDYLLHGHTHLAADNTINDTRVICPGALTRASPLTAAILDLSDGKLDLIEIPGGRD; this comes from the coding sequence GTGACACGACTGGGCCTACTTTCCGACTCCCACGGCGACGCCGACATCACCCGGCGGGCCGTCGACCTGCTCCTCGCCGACCGCGCTGACCTGCTGATCCACCTGGGCGATGTCAACAGCGACTCGGTCCTCGACGCCCTGGCCGTACATTTTCCAGACGGCCACCCCGACGCCGGGGGCCGCGTGCCGGTCCACGTCGTGTTCGGCAATACGGACTACGACACCGCCGCCTTCGCGCGTTACGCCGCCGACCTCGGGCTCAGCGTCGATCATCCCGCGGGCCGGCTGAGCTTCGACGGCAAACGCATCGCCTTCACCCACGGCCACCTCGACGACGCCATGCACGCCGCGATCGCCGACGGCTGCGACTACCTGCTCCACGGCCACACCCACCTCGCGGCCGACAACACGATCAACGACACCCGCGTTATCTGCCCCGGGGCGCTGACCCGTGCAAGCCCGCTCACCGCCGCAATCCTCGACCTGAGCGACGGCAAACTGGACCTCATCGAGATCCCCGGCGGGCGGGACTGA